Part of the Candidatus Neomarinimicrobiota bacterium genome is shown below.
TTCAATCTTAGCAAAGCCGGTTACCAATGTTTTTCCATAATCGGATTTAAATTCTTGAAATTCTGAACCATCGACTATTCGTGCGATAATTTCCTTTACATCAAATGTGGTGCGGTGATTCTTGGACACGATACCAAAAATTTCATCCGCATCATATTTAGGTTCTTCAAATTCAACCTTTGAAGCGGGAACATTTGGAAAATGATTTATAATATTTCGAACAATCTCCAATGCTTCATCATCATTTTTCGCAAAATGGTCTGCAACACCGCTGATTTGGGTATGCATCTTAGCGCCACCCAATTCTTCTGCAGTGGCATCCTCACCGATGGCTGCCTTAACCAATGGAGGTCCGCCTAAAAAGATGGTGCCCGTTTTATTTACTATAATCGCTTCGTCACTCATTGCAGGGACGTAGGCACCTCCTGCTGTACAAGAGCCCATAACGGAAGCAATTTGGGGAATACCCTTTGCACTCATTTGGGCCTGATTATAAAAGATACGCCCGAAATGATCGCGGTCGGGAAACACTTCATCTTGTTTCGGTAAAAATGCGCCGCCACTATCCACCAGATAGATACAAGGGAGGTGGTTTTCCAATGCGATTTCTTGCGCCCGTAAATGTTTTTTAACTGTAAGGGGATAGTAGGTGCCACCTTTAACAGTTGCATCGTTGGCCACAATAACACACTGGCGACCGTGGACAGTAATAATGCCTGTGACAATCCCGGCGGCAGGGACATAATCGTCATAAACGTCATGGGCTGCAAAAGCTGAAAATTCTAAAAATGTTGAATCCGGATCACGGAGATTATCAATTCTGTCACGCGCTGTGAGTTTACCTCTGGATTGATGTTTCTCTACCCGTTTGGCCGCTCCCATTTTTTTGATTTCTGAAAGATGACTCTCAAGGTCTTTGGCCAATTCAGAATGATATTCATTGTTGGATTTAAATTTATCGGAATCAGGTTTAATGCGTGTTTTGATAATTGACATATTATTTATGGAGCCCTTTTTAGTCTTTCCCTTTTTGGGGAAGATTTAGATGGGAAATTTAATAATGGGGTATTTCTGATTTTTGTACGATTGAAATTTATTGCTGAATGATGGATTGGATGAATGTGCCAGCCACCCTCAATTTATCAAGATCAATGCCCGTTTCAAACCCCTGTTCTTTGCAGATGCGGGCCACAGTTTCGGTGGCAATATTGCCACTGGCGCCGGGGGCATAAGGGCATCCGCCCACACCGCCGGCACTCGAATCTAAAATGCGTAAACCCATACCGAGGCCAACGGCAATATTCTCAGCCGCCATGTTAAATGTATCGTGCATGTGGAGGGCAAAAATTTCTGGCGGCCAATTATCGAGGATAATCTCCAAGAGATATTCCACATCTTCAGGGGTTGCTTTCCCAATCGTATCTCCCAAAGATATTTCATGGACCCCAAGATCCAATAGATCTTGCACAACTTTAACGACCGCTTGGGCACCTACATCACCCTCATATGGGCAGACCCAACAAGTGGAAATATAACCTCTTAAGCGGAGGTTGTTTTCTTCACATAATGGCACCATTTCTTCAATTCGGCGAATGCTTTCTTCAATGGAGCAATTGGTGTTTTTTTGTGAAAAAGTTTCACTGGCGGCAGTAAAAATTGCGACGGAACTATAACCGCACTTTAGGGAAGCTTCAAGTCCTTTGAGATTGGGAATAAGGGCCGTATATACAGTTTCATCATTACGATTAATGTCGGATGACACTTTTGTTGCATCCGACAGTTGGGGTACCCATTTTGGAGATACAAAACTGGTAACTTCAATCTCAGGACATCCCGCATCTGTGAGCATATTTATGTAAGCAACTTTATCCTCAGTCCTAATGGATCGTGAAATATTTTGGAGTCCGTCCCTTGGACCGACTTCAACAATGCGAACTTGATCAATCATTTAGTCTAAGCCTTTCATTACGGTGATGGATGTTGTTTTAGGTGCCATTTCTCTTAATCACTAGGTTGGGAATACGGTTTGTATAGTCGTAATTTTGCGTTTCAATTATTATCATTACAAGGGAATTTATGTCCGGACATAGCAAATGGGCGACGATCAAGCGCAAAAAAGCGGCAATTGATGCTAAGCGCGGAAAAATATTTACAAAACTAATTAAAGAATTAATGATTGCTGCCCGAGATGGTGGTGGTGATCCTGAAGCAAATCCACGACTTCGCCAAGCAATTTCCACTGCAAAAGCAGCCAATATGCCCAATGATAATATCAACCGTGCCATTCTAAA
Proteins encoded:
- a CDS encoding methylcrotonoyl-CoA carboxylase: MSIIKTRIKPDSDKFKSNNEYHSELAKDLESHLSEIKKMGAAKRVEKHQSRGKLTARDRIDNLRDPDSTFLEFSAFAAHDVYDDYVPAAGIVTGIITVHGRQCVIVANDATVKGGTYYPLTVKKHLRAQEIALENHLPCIYLVDSGGAFLPKQDEVFPDRDHFGRIFYNQAQMSAKGIPQIASVMGSCTAGGAYVPAMSDEAIIVNKTGTIFLGGPPLVKAAIGEDATAEELGGAKMHTQISGVADHFAKNDDEALEIVRNIINHFPNVPASKVEFEEPKYDADEIFGIVSKNHRTTFDVKEIIARIVDGSEFQEFKSDYGKTLVTGFAKIEGQPLGIIANNGVLFSEPAIKGAHFVELCCQRKLPLLFLQNITGFMVGTKAEQGGIAKDGAKLVQAVASANVPKMTIIIGGSFGAGNYAMSGRAYQPRFLWMWPNARISVMGGEQAADVLATVKKDQHKAEGKELSEDEWDAIRKPILEKYEKEGHPYYASARLWDDGIISPLETRTILGKALRAVGNAPISDHQFPVFRM
- a CDS encoding hydroxymethylglutaryl-CoA lyase, producing MIDQVRIVEVGPRDGLQNISRSIRTEDKVAYINMLTDAGCPEIEVTSFVSPKWVPQLSDATKVSSDINRNDETVYTALIPNLKGLEASLKCGYSSVAIFTAASETFSQKNTNCSIEESIRRIEEMVPLCEENNLRLRGYISTCWVCPYEGDVGAQAVVKVVQDLLDLGVHEISLGDTIGKATPEDVEYLLEIILDNWPPEIFALHMHDTFNMAAENIAVGLGMGLRILDSSAGGVGGCPYAPGASGNIATETVARICKEQGFETGIDLDKLRVAGTFIQSIIQQ